ATGAGTAAAGAGTGGGAGGGTGTTGCCATTGCTGCctgaggacagaggaaggaacaaaggatCAAAGAGAGGGGTCAGAAGGAGCCAGATGAGCTTGACCTATAATCAAGCATAATCCGCTCTTTCGTTTGTCTCCATTCGTATCACACCATCACTACCAAAGAAGCCTTTACTGCAGCCTATACAAGGACACcatgggcaggaggaggagagctgTCTACCTCAGGAGCATCTGACGATACAATGGAAACACATCTCTTACGTATCATTTTTCCGCCAGTTTATGGTACAGGTAGCTCCAGTAGGATCTGGGGCATAACTAGCCCACCCCACGATGGGCATCGAAGCCCAAAACAAGCCATTGATCCAGGCGCCCAGGATCATGCTGAGGTAAGTGTTGGTGGTCATTCTTCTTCCTGTTGAGAAGCACACGCAGCGTTAGTGTTGTTCACAATGACAGGACTCACTAGGCTCCACTGCTGACTCAATGGAGTGCATTCTCTACAGAGCTTCTTAAGAGTGCACAAAGCTACCTACGAGGCTTCACATTctgacaaaatggcaacctaaaACCTGAATGATAAACGTGTAGCGGATAAGCATGAACAAAAGCTTTACAGGACAGGGAAAAGGATACATACCAGAGTCCCAAAGGGTGAAAGTACCCAAGAATGACCCTGGATGAAGCTGGAAAGGCAACCAGGGCCTTATAGGATGCCTAATGAAATCTAGATTGTGCTTTAAGGATTGTAGGGAGCCATCAAAACTTGTGAACAGAGGTTTCTAGAAAAGACAGTCTGATTACAAACCATCGTctgtactttaaaataaatacatggtgAGTGACTGTTACATAATGAATGACGTCACTGAGAAGGACAAGAAACATGCCATTACCTACATCAGGACAGCAGGTCAGGTACCGGTCCACAGCTACAACTGTGAGCAAGCCAATGCTTACCATTCCAAAAAAGATATTCAATCCAGCATAGATCTGAAAAACAAACCGTTAATAGTCCATCAATCCAAAGCCCTCCCATgaaacatttccatttttattgtgtatatatggtgtgtgtgtgtgtgcgtgtgtatgtacattgcatgccatggcacatgtgtgaaggtcagaggacagtttctgggagttgtttctctcctaaCACAGAgaatgaactcaggttgtcaggcttacaCAGCAAATGTTTACCATCTTGCGAGCCCTATTTGTAGTTTTGTCTCATTATTAGACTACCCCAAAAACATATTAAATGGTCATATGGTGGACAGTGGAGTTTGACTAAATTGGCTTGCCTTGAAGCCCCCTGGATCCAgtcacctgcctgcctcttcttccctcgagctggaattaaaggtgtgtgctgccaccctGGGCTTTTCCATAGGTGTTGGCATCCCAATCCAGGTCACCTTGCTcctaagcaagcactttacccacggaTCCACTTCCCAGCCCCAGTTCTTAGAATtcttaaaaagagatttaaattTGAATCTGTTATTTCATCTTGTTTTATTCCAAAGTTCCCCAGTACCTGACAGCCTGTATATCCAAATTTCCAGCTTCCATGCAGATCTGAAGCAGCAGACATGGGATAGCCAATGCTACTGACCCCTATATCCGTGAGAGCCAGGTTAATAATCACCGCATTCGTAGGTGTCCGCAGGTCCTTGTACTTAATGAAGATGCCCAGAACTATTATGTTGCTGAGAATGCTTATTATACCTAAGGATACACACAAAAGGATCATGCATTTTGTTTAACTTTAATATttagaatagaataaaatttaaatatttaagttacTTCAAAAAAGATAGCAATCCAGCTTAGTCCTTCTGTCTGAAGAGGTTCCCGCTTCTCTTAAAACTGTAACATCTTctgtgaatgaaaatgaaattagaacACAAGGAACCTGCTGACTGCAGAAGCCAGCACTGGACGCTGGCTCAAGCGTCATCACCACTGACCATTTGTCCCTAAATTCCCCCTGTAGCTTTCATAGCTCCAATGTGTTGGGGTTTTTAGGATACAAGAATGACCAGCCGCCCTCTCCTGTGGCAGACTAAATCCCTCTTCATTCTCCTAGTTTCCTTCCTCAAGCCTCAAACAGCAGTTCATCCTAACAGCAATTGtcacttttcatatttttatggtTCATTATTAAGCACATTAAGCACATAGTAGTAAGCTCATGTGACTCTCCCAGTAGTTCTTAAAATTCAACAtgtcaaaattaaaattcttcattcaacgcatgtgcacacgtgcacgcacacacacatacacactatactaGAATACATACTGCAATACCTGACCATCCAGACAACAGGCCGAGACAGATTTCTGGTTCACGGGAATATCACAGGTGATACCACCATACCTATCCAATTCTCAACCCTGGAATCAAGGAACTCAGTGTTTTCGGTGTCCCACAATTGGACAGGTCTAGATAGCTTTATAGCTGGAGGACTAAATTTACTAACCAGCATGCTAGTGTGGTCACTAACAATAAGAACCATCACTGAGTACACTGGGTGCAAATGCTCGCCGGCTCAACATTCTCTACATGCTGAAAGGATGCATATGTTTTTCATGGGCCAGATGTAGGCCAGTCTCAGGTCTCAGTGGTAGAGGCTGCTGCAAAATTAGTTTCAATGGAGAAGTTGCAACTATTACAGGACGTCTCTCTAGGTTATGCAACATACAAAAGAGAATCGTGTTTCCCAGGAACTACTTAATGAGCAATCCCCAGCTACTGTTCAAACCAGTGGGAATAATCCCAAACACCAACACACAGAAGGAGCAGCTAAGTGAGAACTTCGATTCTACCTTGGTGCTTCCATCAAAACTTCCTCATTGGCATCCTTTTACACCAGtcttctgtatttctgttctcttctcaCATGGCTGGTATGCTTGCTTCATCAAGTAATAAGCAACAGCTCTACAGAAGCTTCCAGTTCCCCAGTACTTGAAGGATGAAAAGCCCGGTGTCCTAACCTGATCGTCTAGGCTCTTTGCTCTAATCTGCTGTTATCCTCTTTCCACGCTTATGAAATAAGCCCACTGTTCTAGAAGTTTTGCAAACACATCAAGCTACAAATCTTAACTTCATATTTTCTAATTTGAAATACCCCGTGCAATTCCTCTGAATGTTACAGTGCTAGCCATCCTTTAAAGTTCAGGCCAAGTCCGGATGAGCTCTGAAGCAACCTCCTATCCATGGGATTCTATCGTTTTCTCCATAGGTTCTGAGGGTGCTTGCTTATTCTTATTTGTTAGTGATGCTGTCATTCAGCATTTATGTTGCCCTACCTTATTATATACCTCAGGCTCCTAATGAACTCTATCTTGAGTATGTGCCATACAGCAAGATTTTGATGATTGGAATGCCACTAACTCCAGTCAGCCtgatttctattattctttaaaGTACAATAGTAGCAAATTTGACAAAATCCTTTGGATCTTTTTAGCAAACATACAAGAACTATTATGgggcaaaaaagagaaaaacactttATAACCTGGATTCAAAAAGCGTTAAATACAGCACATAAACTGCTGCCTAGCCAGCACATAGCTGGAAGAAAGCAATTACATTTTGGAGAGTCTCTAATATAATGTTGGTACTAAACAAATaatttgtctcttttctctcttctctctagctAACTTATACGCTGCATTATTTCACAGATTGCAGAGACTTTCTGCTGAGTGAATAGCAGATCTGTCAGTCTAAATTCTGAGCAGCCCTACCCTCCTACCGTTTCAAATCATTCCCCTCCCCATTCCTATAGCTCCCTTCCATCTCTTTTTGGTCTACCTGATAGTTTTTCTTCAAAACCATCatgctaaaatatatattttccaaCTCTGTCCTAGACTCCTTTCTTTCCTAATTCAACTTTCTGCGTGGCTTCATTGTGTCTGAGATTAGTGTTATAAAACAAGGCCATATGTAAAAGCTGAACTCAGACACCACCTCCCACTTATTTTTCCCCAAATGTGTTCCTATCTCAGCAAACTACATCATCAATTGGTAGCATCCCCCAGCCCAACCCCCACTAGAAGTTAAATTTGatgctctctcttctttcccagccacacagcaaaCCATCAGTTCTACCTTCTAGCTCTTGAATGAGTCTAATTTTTTGTGCCTCCACTAAGTCCCCATTGCTCCAACTTCAGGTCATCGCAGTGGCCTAATGGTCTCTTAGCTACCATCACAACATATGTCTGAAATGAAAATCAGATACTGTCTCTATTCAACCCTTCAGGGACTCGCTGTAGCCTTGCAGGTTATGTGGTTCAGTATTGTCTGGTActcagtcatctttccagccagcCTCTCACCTCAATTTTGCAATTCATCCATGATGAATTATTTCAAATCCATACATTTATCATACTCTCAATTCTCAGCTTTAAGTGATGAAGAGAGAATACTCAAGCATACTAAATTAACAAGATGTCTATAGCAATGAAAAATGGTAAAAGTGTATAGGAGCTCAAATCCAaatgaaagattaaaataaaaattaaatctaggGAGTTgtagagatggcccagtggctgagagcacttgttgctcttctagacAGAAGACCtaaattctgttcccagcaactGTGTGGAGCAGCGCAGAATCCCCTGCAACTGCAGACCCAAGGACTtgacgccttcttctggcctctgtagacataCATGTGGCAattacacaaagacacacacagacacttaagTAAGAACCGACTAATAAAGCTAGGCCAGGCACAGTGACAACATACCTGTAAtaccaacactcagaaggcagaagtgggaagatcctgagttcgagaccagcattaGTTACATAGATAGCTCTAGGCTAGTACACACACTACAACAAGCTCCTGgttcaaaagaaattaaataaatcatatatttataaataaactctacagtaaaaaaaaaatccatggtcCATGGCAAAAATAACAAATGGAATGATCCTCAAGTGCCCTTTCCCTCGGTTTTCATTATCTGGGAGCTCAAGTGGATTTTTgttaaagaaggaaaatgcagGGATGGGAAGCACAAGAGACACTTGACACACGGCACAAAAGCAGAGGTGGGATGTGTTTCTTCCAGTTCCTCTGCAACAACATAAGCAAAGACTGCATGCTCTGATGCTTCCTAACAAAGCCGACCTACGTAGGGTTAACAAAAAGACTTGCTCAAAGCCAAGTAACCACTTAGAAGTGTGTGCTGGGAAAATTTCTTAAGCTCCTCACCTGTATGGATTTGGGAAATGAAACTAAAAAGGAGCTACAAGGTTTTCTTAGGAAATCTCTTGGCATACTGATGTGGTGAGCAGACTTTTCCCTCTTTGAgaaaaatctcactatgtagcccactAGACTTGgagctcctgcttcagcctccaaaaTACCAGATAAATTTTGGATTTTTCCTGTCACCTACAATTAGTTGAACCAAAACTTATGTATAGTGTCTCCATGTCATTCTGGAATTCCTGACCCACTATCTGCTCTTACCACACAGAAGTATTCAAATGAATCTGGAGcactaaaatgaaaaggaaactgtTATTTGGAGCCCAAGTCAACTATGAAGTAGAAACGAGATAGCTGTAAAGTAGACACACAGAGATGTATCTGTCTTTAGAAACATGACTGAAAATTTTCCTAAGTCAATCCAAAAAGCAATGAGCCCAATAGAACAGTCACTAAAACTCACCACTGCCTACAGTTTGGAATGGGGTGATTGATTGTAGAAGCCACACCCACAGACTTTGTCATCTCCTTCATGCCCTTTTCTACAGACAAGCCTTTATCTTAATCTAATATTTGAACGGCAAGAACGTATTTGCCCAACAACTATCTATGCCCCTTAGGTGTCTTGATAGCATTTAATATGCTCTTCCTATCAATCATAACAGATCCCTTTATTATCTTCATTTCACACATGAGAACATGGAAGAGTAAAAAGGTGCACTATCTTTCAAAGCTACCCCCTACAGCCCTGCTTCCCACCCGCTACAGCCCTGCTTCTCACCCCCTACAGCCCTGCTTGCCACGACTGCTGCTGGAGGAGCTGAACCCTCtactttctttttcaaacttGAGCTCTTCCTCCAGTACCTTTCAATATTAAGTCTACCAAAAAGAAAACTATGCAAACTATGCATGAGAATGGTAAATGATACAAAGCATGCTTTTACCATGGTAAGCACAGTGTTCGTGTTTACATTTAATGTAAGAACCAAATATATGAACAATTTCTcttctaaaactttattttatagagCTTTTCTTGCTCCTTTGCTCTCATTGATTAAAAAATCTTCCATGTCAAGAAGCAGcataacactgctttcatttattctttcatttgcatttcctccGACTGGTACAGTCCCCTGGTTTACCAGCTAGCCCACACTGCATGCTTGTACCAAACACCTCTACTTTCTCCCATCCAAGAAGCAAGTAACTAAGTGAACACCATACCTGCCACAATCAGGTAAGCTGCAATGATGCTGTGTTCCATCTTTGAAAACACAGAATCGCCTTCGTTCCTAAAGCCTGAAGTGTTTAAATCTAAAGTGTTGCTCAGCATTCTGGAGAGTCCAGACCACCTTCTGAAGAGCCTTCGGGCGATCGCAAGCAGCTTCAGTAGCCTGTCAGGAAAGTTCTTTCAGGACAAATCATTTCCACTTCTAGACCTCAAAGAAAGGCTTTTTCATTAGAGGCCCTCCATTAACACTTAATTGGGCCgaagaggaaaacattttaattcctAGAACAAGGGAAAATCTTCTTAAAAGAGAAACCCCAACCACCACACATCTTAATCAATTTAGGCTCCTGTCTTGCATTTATCGGCAAATTAGCAAACAAACCAGCCTgtctaaagaacaaaaacaaaacacaaaacacataaacCAAACTCAGAAAGGCAGTCGGGAGCAGCCTGAACTCATCTGCCTGAAACCAAGCCCTCCCCCCATCTTCAGGCGAAGGGCTGCATTTCTGTACTAGAGACTGAACTGCAGAGACTGGTTGAGACTCTTGACCTCAGGTCCCTTTGTATTTACTTTCCCTAAAAAATTGAATACCCTATTGACTCCCATACTTCCAAATCTCCCCAGGAAAGGCACCAATATTACCTGACGTAATCCtaatgcttttttctttcatatgtatcTATTTAGCCACACAAAAGTATACCCTAAGAACTTACAGTTTTTCCAACTTCTTTCCTTTCAAACAAAAATGAGGGGATCTACCATGTGGAAtcattatgtctgtctgtctgtaacacacaaacacacatggtgCAGCTTGTTCCCCCTAAATACCAGTCCATAAATCCCTGCCTAAGCCTAACAGCCACATGTCCCACTGCATGGTTACAACCTGCTCTATGCCACCAGTTACTTCTCCCACAATTTAGCATGCATATGAGTTCACACTATCTAGTCAACCACTCAGCTTATCAAGTACAGGATAATCTTAATTGTCTATAGTGTCACATAAAAACCTAGtatgaggggactggagagatggctcagtggttaagagcattgcctgcttttccaaaggtcctgagtgcAATTCCCcgcaacatggtggctcacaaccatctgtaatgaggtctggtggtcttctggcctgcagacagacagacagaatattgtatacataataaataaataaataaataaataaataaataaataaatacctagtATGAACATGCATTGCTATGGCAAATGGGGTATGGGTATCTCAATTACTTTTAGAGTTCAAAGCAAGGCTCAATGTCACCAAATTCCATGCAGCATGAAACAGAACCACTAGAGGGCTGCATTTGCTCACCACTTCATTAGAGGGCCTTTCTGTTGCAGGGTTCCGGCTAGGGAACAGGTTGGGTTGGCTGACcagtatttgaaatttttaaagtgattaaacagtacttatttttaataactgaatGTGAAACTATCATGTAAATCTCTAAAGTATCCCAAAGTTGAGGAGGTGAGGTCGATTTGAATTTGATTTGAACTGAAATATTTcaacaaaaacccacacaaaacAGGAAGGGTAAGATACAGAAATGAATGTTTAACCACTTAATTGTTCATGTAAGGTAAAAGAGAAATTTTACTGCACGTGGCACTGCTCtctacaaccccagcactgggtatacagaatttgaggtcagtctgggataTGAATTATGTCTcaaataaactaatttttaagtGTGTATTTTCCAGGTTTGTATACCAGTCTCTACAATCCTGTCACCGTTGCCATTTTCAAAACTCTTGCTAACGTTGCATCCATCCTTGGGTGCCCTTCACAAACTAATGAAGTGGACGAGAATGGTTCCTTTAGGTtcatgtttaaatacttggtccctagtagTGAAACtattggggaaggattaggaggtgtgtatCCTGGTTTCAAAAGACCATGCCATTCCCACTGGCAGataaagatgtgagctctcacctGCTCCTGCCACATGTCTTTGCTTTCACCTATGTATTTATAGCACTGCGATTCCATTAACAACAAGGGTAGAAATCAAGCACAGGCACAATTTCACACTGCTAAAACAAGCACTTAAGAATAAGTAACTCATGCTAAAACAGACTTGAGAAGAAACCAAAAAGGGAGTAACAGAACAGCTGGCACACAGTTCCATACTGAGGCACGCTTGCTTGCTGGCACTCAGCTCCATACTGATGCAGGCTTGCTTGCTGGCACACAGTTCCATACTGAGGCAGGCTTGCTTGCTGGCACTCAGCTCCATACTGATGCAGGCTTGCTTGCTGGCACACGGTTCCATACTGAGGCAGGCTTGCTTGCTGGCACTCGGTTCCATACTGAGGCAGGCTTGCTTGCTGGTACACGGTTCTGTACTGAGGCACCCTCTCTTGCTGTGGTGCTTAATTTCTGACAACACACTAGCAACGGCAATCAAAGCCAATTTCATGTATAGCATCCCTAACCCAGGATTTGAAAAGTGATAGGTagtcaaatattttcaaaataaaggtAAGtaactttttcattaaaaattttattttagaaaacctTTAGTAACCCATATTTAAATTTCTATTCCTAAATTTCTTGAACTATAGTTTTCACATGAACAAAGCTACTCAAATCTTAATggactcaaaataaaaattttaaagtaattcttaACTGTGATTACTGAAACagctttaatctgtgtattataaaacacaaaagtaaagaaCAGCAAACGCTGCTGTTCTGCCCAAAAGGCGTTCTGAAGGAGGAGCTCACGTCTGAGTGATTTCAAAGTGCGTTCCAACTTCCTGATTTGTGAGTGTGGGGTGGAAGGGGGGTGTTCAATTGAGCTTATCTGGTACCTTTTAGAATCAgagtatttttaaacaaaactcaCCCACCCCACCTTTTCTATCTGTAATTCAATGGGTTGAAGctttgcttgttcttccaaatTTCAAAAAATAGGTTTCGATCAATaaacaattaagaaataaaaaattttatttaaaaaactccAAGTATGCTTCAGAGGAGAAGTCCTGTTGTTCCTTAAGCACCCACCAGGCTTAAGTCCCAGGTACTGCACAGAGCGGGGTCTTCATGCTCTTTCTGGGTACAAGCAACTGTTCTGCCCCACTTGTTTCTACCCAGTGCTGACGACTCAGCTCCACTGACAGAGCAGCATCCCCAAGGATCCAGACAGACTTCAATCACAGCAGAAGATCacgcagagaaaacagaagacgTAAGGTCTGCCAACTGCCACATCTAATGTCCTCTTCCTGATCAAAGGAAAATCAAGAAGGCTTGTTACAGCGCTAATAGCCAAATTCAACTTCAACATCAACAGGAGTTCCTACAATGTTTGATAAATTTACATTACCAAATACAACTGCcattcatattatatattttttgtttttgaattattaATATAACAAAGTAATTTGGTGAGAAATTAGTAAGTAATGGTAGAGTGGAGCCATAAATTAAGCTAAAGCCAAGACATCCCAGTGTTTGCCATACTTGTGGGGAGAGAAATAAACCTAAACGGAAAGAAACGGACAGACAGCATCGATCTACAAATCCAGTTATTTAAAGGCATCTTCCTCATACTCACCTCGGAAtccaccacctcctcttcctcctctgaagcccccacctccacctcttcCACCTCTAAAGCCaccttaaaaaggaaatacttGTTAAATAATGATGCTTCTCATTTTCTGATAAGCTGTAAAAGTTGTGCCATTCCTATAATCATAAAGACTAAATACAAGTTCATCTACTGTACTTTACagtaacttttaaaagataaagatgaaGAAATAGCAGTCTCCCAAGTGGAGCAGTAGGGTTAACTCAAGATCACcaccttttctgtttttcacatCACATGTATTTTctgtacgtgtatgtatgtgtacatatgtacatgtatgtgtatttatgcgTGCTAAAGCATGCACATAAAGGTCATTGGAAAACTTGCtagaaaaattaaagtcaaaatactCACTGATAACTAAGAAACTACAATTCGGTTAGgaaatttttatacataaaatataaaatagcgcTTCATGTGTAACACATAAGCCTCCTAAAATAATAACGGATCTAAAACACACTGTAGGGCAAGACATGACTCCTACGCTCACAGTACTGTTGAAATATGTAAGCCTAGTCATCTAAGAGCACAGCACATCTAGCTGTGTCCAGCAGCCAGTGCCTGACAGGGGTTAAAAACAACTGCTACCGGTTTTACGGTATAAAGTGTGTTTACTTCCCTTTATACCGTGACTCTACAGTGCATCCCTTTCTCAAGAAGCTAATCATAAAGCAGCCTGCCCCATTTCACCAGCATTAGCCTCCACCTTACAACCCTCCACTGCACTAAGAAGCCACGCTGAGCGATCACACTCTACATGAGGATCTAAGTGTACATAATGAAACTGCCCACACTGCACTTCTCAGAATGAATCTGTTATTAAGCAATGGGTGACAGTCTCTATTAAAATctctattaaaacaaaaataatccaaGGGTCTGAAATCTTGCAAaggtaaaattaaattttttcttctaatGAAGCTGTGGAAACAATATGGGCAATATGTAAGAGAAACAAAGGTAAGGGAAGTCTGGCTGCATACTAAAAGTGTACTGTATAAATCAAATGTGGCTACAATCCTCATTAGAAACCTCCACAATAACTTACCACCTCTTCCACCACCTCGGccaccacctcctcttcctcctcctcgacctcccctgccaccaccaccgccgcctCTGGGAGGTCCTTTCTCGCCAGGAGGACGAGGTAGAAACCTCTGCAATGGCAGCAGCTTATACGGATCTATATAAAACTGAAAGTTGAACAGCAGAAGTTAGACAGCCCAGACTACTTAGTTCAAATCCCACACACAGCTCTGAGCAAGGACTTCCCCCACTCCTAATTACCTAGTTTTCTATGTATAAAAATGTAGACAAAAAGGGCCAATTATAAAGTTCCATGGAGATCATAAGATACATAAATCAGTGCTTTAGACTgtatacaaacaaaaaactaaggtCAATTCAATCTTATTTTTTAGAGATACATGTCTCCAAAaatctacatatttatttaagaGAGCTGCCAAGAAAAGAATGATCAGAATTGACATGGGATTAAATTTAAGTTCATGAGATATGTCAGGATATTCAATGTATCCAGTGCTCTGTGTGACTGTACTGATCAAGGAATAAACTCCATCACAGAAAGTACAATTAGGTCAAAATGTTATCTTTAGACCTTGTAACAATCTAGGCTGCTAAGGAGAACCTGAACTCCAAAACACCAGTAGACtggaaaccaaaatagaaaacaagggATGGGGGTTGGGAGGGCTTACATCACTACAGAAATCCTCAAGTGATCTtgcaggaagaaaggcagggatCAGCATGGCTTCAAGGGTCTCTAAGGTAACTTTCTATTTTCAAGTCACAGCCATGAGAAGCCTTCAGCACTGTTTCTCTCTAGGCTCTTCAGCTCCAAACACCCCTTTCAGAGCTATCTATAATCAGTGCCACTTGCTATCAGCAAGTCACTGTCCCTACCTAATTTCCTGTTCTGACCTGGCTTCTGGAACCACCACTCCCCCAGCTCTTCAATACCCGACTACCACGCTGTTCCTAAACCCACTGAGTGCTACGTGCACCCCCCTGAAAACTACTCTAGGGACTGCGTGTACAGCATGCATgtgcccctccccctttcctggcAATTGTGTCAGCCTGCACTAAGACATTTAAATTTCGGATGGGGCCTGAGGCTCTCATGAGAGCTCTACTGTTTCCACTCTTCATAGACTATGTCTGTCTATCAACAACTTCCCAGTTTTATTTATACTCCTGCCCTGTGAAGTTCTGATCATTTGACCAGCTCATTGTGTCCCAAATGAAATTCACCATCCTACCTCAACCTATGTTCTCCAATGCTGCCCAAGTCAGTAAGTGGGACTATAACCCACAAAGATGTCAAAACCAAACTTCTAAACAATGGTTGGTTGAGTTATTACCAAGTCCTACTGATTCTCCCTATATGTTCACATCCCCGCATCCTCTTCTCATTTCTGTGGACTCTAAGTCTGGCCCACAGCATCCCTGGCTTTGTACAGCCTACATGGCTGGTCTTTTCCAAGAGTGCTGACGCCTTTTCCATTTAACCAGTCTTCTTTTAAGCACAAACGTAAAGATCAAGCTCACCCTATTATTTAGAAACAACgctaaaactaaaactaatctcTTTCTCATAGCTTATCAAGCTCCTCCCTACCTCACCAGCCTTTTAATTCAAGAACCTTCCCCACCCACCCTAAACGGTCTATGCCCATCAGAGCCTTCTGCAGTTTGCTATCCTGATACTCCAGTTTTCTCTATGCAGAACCCACCTTCTGCTGTCGCTAGCTCAGTGCATAAATACTGGCCTAACCACATCAAAATTCTCTAGCTTTCTTTCTTGAAACTGCACTGCGGATGCTATTTAAGAGCAACTGGGTCAAATTTATAAGAAGGGGACCTAAAAGGATGCCATCTTAAGAGCTGTCCTCAGGGATCTGAAATGTAAGAATTTTTCCTGGTTAATTCTGAGCTTTCAGTTTCAAAAGTACCACCTCAAGGAAAGCTAGAATTAAAAATGGCCCCACTACAGAGTTTCATGGCAGCCACTGAATTTTTATAAA
The genomic region above belongs to Arvicola amphibius chromosome 14, mArvAmp1.2, whole genome shotgun sequence and contains:
- the Rrh gene encoding visual pigment-like receptor peropsin isoform X1, with protein sequence MLSNTLDLNTSGFRNEGDSVFSKMEHSIIAAYLIVAGIISILSNIIVLGIFIKYKDLRTPTNAVIINLALTDIGVSSIGYPMSAASDLHGSWKFGYTGCQIYAGLNIFFGMVSIGLLTVVAVDRYLTCCPDVGRRMTTNTYLSMILGAWINGLFWASMPIVGWASYAPDPTGATCTINWRKNDTSFVSYTMMVIVVNFIVPLTVMFYCYYHVIQSMRTCAARNCTAYLNRDGADQADVTKMSVIMILMFLLAWSPYSIVCLWACFGDPKKIPPSMAIIAPLFAKSSTFYNPCIYVAANKKFRKAVFAMFKCQPHQAIPETSSVPMDMPQSPLTPGRV
- the Rrh gene encoding visual pigment-like receptor peropsin isoform X2 — translated: MLSNTLDLNTSGFRNEGDSVFSKMEHSIIAAYLIVAGIISILSNIIVLGIFIKYKDLRTPTNAVIINLALTDIGVSSIGYPMSAASDLHGSWKFGYTGCQIYAGLNIFFGMVSIGLLTVVAVDRYLTCCPDVGRRMTTNTYLSMILGAWINGLFWASMPIVGWASYAPDPTGATCTINWRKNDTSFVSYTMMVIVVNFIVPLTVMFYCYYHVIQSMRTCAARNCTAYLNRDGADQADVTKMSVIMILMFLLAWSPYSIVCLWACFGDPKKIPPSMAIIAPLFAKSSTFYNPCIYVAANKNSSLGFWCCKRGVKHGFE